The Metabacillus sediminilitoris genome window below encodes:
- a CDS encoding glycoside hydrolase family 13 protein yields MMKKWWKEAVAYQIYPRSFMDSNGDGVGDIQGIISKLDYIKDLGIDVIWICPIYKSPNDDNGYDISDYQDILKEFGSIDDFDQLLQEIHARGMKLIMDLVINHTSDEHPWFIEARASKESAYRDYYIWHPGKDGDEPNNWESIFGGSAWEYDKNTEEYYLHVFSRKQPDLNWENPNVRQDLYKMINWWLDKGIDGFRVDAISHIKKVPGFPDIINPENKRYVPSFEGHMNRPGIHLFLDELKRETFDQYDIMTVGEANGVTVEDAGLWVGEEKGKFNMVFQFEHLELWNKSADNSLDIHALKSALTKWQKGLEGNGWNALFLENHDQPRSVSTWGNDKEYWAESAKCLATMYFLMQGTPFIYQGQEIGMTNVQFPSIEDYNDVAIKNLYRIEKENGKLHEEIMEIIWMSGRDNSRTPMQWSKEPNAGFSNGIPWLKVNPNYVQINVEQAIDDRKSIYHYYKKLIKLRKMNEVFVYGSYDLILKNHEQIYAYTRTFENEKILVMTNLFPQEADFILPVNLPFKSPELLISNYEVNEEEAIQNINLRPYEARVYRLK; encoded by the coding sequence ATGATGAAAAAATGGTGGAAAGAAGCCGTTGCCTATCAAATTTATCCACGCAGCTTTATGGATTCAAATGGTGATGGGGTCGGCGATATCCAAGGAATTATTTCAAAACTTGATTATATAAAAGATTTAGGCATAGATGTGATCTGGATCTGTCCGATTTATAAATCACCCAATGATGATAACGGTTACGATATTAGTGACTATCAAGATATATTAAAAGAGTTTGGATCAATCGATGATTTTGATCAGTTATTACAGGAAATTCATGCAAGAGGAATGAAACTTATCATGGATCTCGTTATTAATCATACGTCTGATGAGCACCCATGGTTTATTGAAGCACGTGCATCGAAAGAAAGCGCATACCGAGACTATTATATATGGCATCCTGGTAAAGATGGTGATGAGCCGAATAACTGGGAATCCATATTTGGCGGTTCTGCATGGGAATATGATAAGAATACAGAGGAATACTATCTGCATGTATTTTCAAGGAAACAGCCTGACTTAAACTGGGAAAATCCAAATGTCCGCCAAGATTTATATAAAATGATTAATTGGTGGTTAGATAAAGGAATTGATGGTTTCCGTGTAGATGCTATCTCACATATTAAAAAGGTACCTGGATTCCCAGATATAATAAATCCAGAGAATAAACGATATGTGCCATCCTTTGAAGGGCATATGAACCGCCCTGGAATTCATCTATTTCTTGATGAGCTAAAACGTGAAACCTTTGATCAATATGACATTATGACCGTAGGAGAAGCTAATGGGGTGACTGTAGAGGATGCTGGTCTTTGGGTTGGCGAAGAAAAAGGGAAATTTAATATGGTTTTCCAATTCGAGCATTTAGAGCTTTGGAATAAAAGTGCAGATAATAGCCTTGATATTCATGCTTTAAAGAGCGCACTTACGAAATGGCAAAAAGGATTAGAAGGAAATGGCTGGAATGCTTTATTTTTAGAAAACCATGATCAGCCGCGATCTGTTTCAACATGGGGAAACGATAAAGAATACTGGGCTGAATCTGCTAAATGCCTTGCTACGATGTATTTTCTCATGCAAGGAACACCGTTTATTTATCAAGGACAAGAAATTGGCATGACGAATGTTCAATTTCCTTCCATTGAAGATTACAATGATGTCGCTATTAAAAACTTATATCGAATTGAAAAGGAAAATGGCAAACTCCACGAAGAAATTATGGAGATCATTTGGATGAGTGGCAGAGATAATTCTAGGACACCAATGCAATGGAGCAAAGAACCAAATGCAGGATTTTCAAATGGTATTCCATGGCTGAAAGTAAATCCGAATTATGTACAAATTAATGTTGAACAAGCGATAGATGATCGAAAATCAATCTATCATTATTATAAGAAACTTATAAAATTACGAAAAATGAATGAGGTCTTTGTTTATGGTTCTTATGATCTTATCTTAAAAAATCATGAACAAATTTATGCGTATACAAGAACATTTGAAAACGAGAAAATTCTTGTTATGACAAACTTATTCCCACAAGAAGCAGACTTTATTTTGCCAGTAAATTTACCGTTTAAATCACCAGAGTTGTTGATTAGTAATTATGAAGTCAACGAGGAAGAAGCTATTCAAAACATTAACTTAAGACCTTATGAAGCAAGGGTTTATCGACTAAAGTAG
- a CDS encoding PTS transporter subunit IIBC, which produces MKFLSFDFWQKFGKALLVVVAVMPAAGIMISLGKLVGMTGSDLALIQIIARVMEDIGWGIITNLHVLFAVAIGGSWAKERAGGAFAALIAFILINRITGAIFGVNSDMLADPDATVQSLFGSELIVKDYFTSILGAPALNMGVFVGIISGFLGANLFNKYYNYNKLPQSLSFFNGKRFVPFVVIAGSVVTAVVLAVVWPFIQGLLNDFGRWIASSRDTAPIIAPFIFGALERLLLPFGLHHMLTVPMNYTELGGTYTILTGSSAGQTVAGQDPLWLAWIADLNNFLAAGDTESYKQLLNDVTPARFKVGQMILSCAALIGIAFAMYRNVDKDKRKKYTSMFLSAGLAVFLTGVTEPIEFMFMFAAPVLYIAYAIMTGLAFAIVDIIDIRVHSFGIIELLTRTPMIIKAGLWLDLLNFVIACVVFFGLNFFVANFLIKKFNFPTPGRAGNYIEEENGESTQEGNIASTNDDSLATTIIGLLGGRENIEDVDACMTRLRVTVKDANAVSAEKQWKQNGALGLIVKDKGVQAIYGPKADVLKSDIQDHLGV; this is translated from the coding sequence ATGAAATTTCTTTCATTTGATTTTTGGCAGAAATTTGGTAAAGCCTTACTTGTTGTTGTAGCAGTTATGCCTGCAGCAGGAATTATGATTTCTCTTGGGAAATTGGTTGGTATGACAGGCAGCGATTTGGCACTCATCCAAATAATTGCACGTGTTATGGAGGATATTGGTTGGGGGATTATTACTAACCTTCACGTATTGTTTGCTGTTGCTATTGGTGGTTCTTGGGCGAAAGAACGTGCGGGCGGTGCTTTCGCAGCATTAATTGCTTTTATTTTGATTAATCGGATTACTGGAGCTATCTTTGGTGTAAACAGTGATATGTTAGCAGATCCTGATGCAACCGTTCAATCCTTATTTGGAAGTGAATTAATTGTAAAAGATTATTTCACGTCTATTCTAGGTGCACCAGCATTAAATATGGGAGTATTTGTAGGGATTATCTCTGGTTTCTTAGGAGCCAATCTATTCAACAAATATTATAATTATAATAAATTACCACAATCACTTTCATTCTTTAACGGTAAGCGATTTGTTCCATTTGTTGTCATTGCCGGTTCTGTTGTAACCGCTGTCGTTTTAGCCGTCGTTTGGCCGTTTATTCAAGGATTATTGAATGATTTTGGTCGTTGGATTGCGTCTTCTCGTGATACAGCACCAATTATTGCTCCATTTATCTTTGGGGCATTAGAACGTTTACTATTACCTTTTGGTTTACACCATATGTTAACGGTTCCGATGAACTATACAGAGCTTGGAGGAACGTACACAATCTTGACAGGCTCAAGTGCTGGACAAACTGTTGCGGGGCAAGATCCATTATGGCTTGCTTGGATTGCTGACTTAAATAACTTTTTAGCAGCTGGGGATACGGAAAGCTATAAACAATTATTAAATGATGTCACGCCTGCTCGTTTTAAAGTAGGTCAAATGATTCTTTCCTGTGCAGCATTAATAGGAATTGCCTTCGCGATGTACCGTAATGTTGATAAGGATAAGCGTAAGAAATATACGTCTATGTTCTTATCTGCTGGACTTGCTGTATTTCTAACAGGTGTAACAGAACCAATTGAGTTTATGTTCATGTTTGCTGCTCCAGTCTTATATATCGCTTATGCCATTATGACGGGCCTGGCTTTCGCCATTGTAGATATTATTGATATTCGTGTTCACTCATTTGGTATTATTGAACTTTTAACACGAACACCAATGATTATTAAAGCAGGTCTATGGTTAGACTTATTGAATTTTGTGATCGCTTGCGTAGTCTTTTTCGGATTAAACTTCTTTGTTGCAAACTTTTTAATTAAGAAGTTCAACTTCCCAACTCCAGGGCGTGCAGGAAACTATATTGAAGAGGAAAATGGAGAATCAACTCAAGAAGGTAATATTGCAAGCACAAATGATGACTCACTTGCTACAACAATTATCGGATTATTAGGCGGTAGAGAAAATATTGAAGATGTTGATGCTTGTATGACCCGCTTACGTGTAACTGTAAAAGATGCAAATGCCGTTTCTGCAGAAAAGCAATGGAAGCAAAACGGGGCGTTAGGATTAATTGTAAAAGATAAAGGGGTACAAGCGATTTATGGTCCAAAAGCAGACGTATTAAAATCAGATATTCAAGATCACTTAGGGGTATAA
- a CDS encoding endonuclease/exonuclease/phosphatase family protein — MKLLTLNCHSWQEENQIAKIKILAKTIQEKSYDVIALQEVSQLVNEQIIDGNIKKGNFGLVLLNELQKLGVADYQLVWDFSHIGYEIYEEGLAILTKHPILETYSFFVSGNKDTNYWKTRKIVGANISYHDKPIAFYSCHLGWWHDEEEPFKNQVDSLLKFVQKDEVYFLMGDFNNHAFVKGEGYDYLMSRGLYDTFNLAEEKDKGITVKGKIAGWDQNKHDLRIDFILTSQPRRIKNSNVIFNGESKSVISDHFGVEIEVELEKNDLE; from the coding sequence ATGAAGCTATTAACCTTAAACTGCCATTCGTGGCAAGAAGAAAATCAGATAGCTAAAATAAAAATTCTTGCAAAAACAATTCAAGAAAAATCATATGATGTCATTGCTTTACAAGAGGTAAGTCAATTGGTGAATGAGCAAATCATTGATGGGAATATCAAAAAGGGGAATTTTGGACTTGTATTATTAAATGAGCTTCAAAAGCTTGGTGTAGCCGATTATCAACTTGTGTGGGACTTTTCCCACATAGGTTATGAAATATATGAGGAAGGCCTTGCCATCTTAACAAAGCATCCAATCTTAGAAACATACTCATTTTTTGTATCGGGAAATAAAGATACCAACTACTGGAAAACAAGAAAAATAGTCGGGGCAAACATTTCTTATCATGATAAACCGATCGCATTTTATTCATGTCATCTTGGCTGGTGGCATGATGAAGAAGAACCGTTTAAAAATCAAGTAGATTCGCTATTAAAATTTGTTCAGAAAGACGAAGTTTACTTCTTAATGGGCGATTTTAATAATCATGCATTTGTTAAGGGAGAAGGCTATGACTATTTGATGAGCCGTGGTCTTTATGATACGTTTAACCTTGCTGAAGAAAAGGATAAGGGTATAACCGTTAAAGGAAAGATAGCAGGATGGGATCAAAATAAACATGATTTACGAATCGATTTTATTTTAACAAGTCAGCCTCGTCGGATAAAAAATTCAAATGTTATTTTTAATGGTGAGTCCAAATCTGTTATTTCAGATCATTTTGGTGTAGAAATTGAAGTTGAATTAGAAAAGAATGATTTAGAATAG
- a CDS encoding CAP domain-containing protein: MSILPKVRNIIFLLLVAGGLWHFYGETFKQFGVQGVFEDIRSDVNGIKENPEVMAAFETLNKEFQLLISELTDQLSDKEQPIQKNVEKPTLDSPSEQSFSVHNVELGDDRSEVEGKVGTHKRSSLNEYGVNWVTYHDNYQNFFMVAYNQQNKVSGLYTNQDLVSSTKDITFKSSRDIVLSKLNEPLKSIRKGLVSYQIQNNQEYDTFLIDNHFVTIFYDKHENKTVTAIQIISDELEKQKAEYFTDPSEELKEGFEYQLFDLTNAARVNHGLSILSWEESVRETARNHSKDMADNNYFNHTNLEGQSPFDRMKEDDIAFRIAGENLATGQLSSIFAHEGLMNSLGHRENILQSGFESLGVGVAFNEESRPYYTENFLTQ; this comes from the coding sequence GTGTCCATTTTGCCAAAAGTAAGAAATATTATCTTTTTATTGCTCGTTGCAGGCGGACTTTGGCATTTTTATGGAGAGACATTCAAACAATTTGGTGTTCAAGGTGTATTTGAAGACATTCGCTCAGATGTTAACGGTATAAAAGAGAATCCGGAAGTAATGGCTGCATTTGAGACATTGAATAAAGAATTTCAACTATTGATCAGCGAACTTACGGATCAACTTTCAGATAAGGAACAACCGATTCAAAAGAATGTTGAAAAACCTACATTGGATTCTCCTTCAGAACAATCATTTTCGGTTCATAATGTTGAACTAGGTGACGACCGTTCAGAAGTAGAAGGGAAAGTAGGCACGCATAAGCGTTCTTCCTTGAATGAATATGGTGTAAATTGGGTTACGTATCATGATAACTACCAAAATTTCTTTATGGTAGCATATAATCAGCAAAATAAAGTAAGTGGGCTATATACAAATCAGGATTTAGTATCTTCAACAAAAGACATCACTTTTAAAAGTTCAAGAGATATCGTCCTTTCAAAATTAAATGAACCTCTAAAAAGCATTCGAAAAGGACTTGTATCATATCAAATTCAGAACAATCAAGAATATGACACATTTCTCATAGATAACCATTTTGTCACCATTTTTTATGATAAACATGAAAATAAGACTGTGACAGCTATTCAAATCATTAGTGACGAACTTGAAAAGCAAAAAGCAGAGTACTTTACTGATCCAAGTGAGGAGCTGAAAGAAGGCTTTGAATATCAATTGTTTGACCTGACAAATGCGGCTAGAGTCAATCATGGTCTGTCAATTCTTTCTTGGGAAGAATCGGTACGAGAAACAGCCCGTAACCATAGTAAAGATATGGCTGACAACAATTACTTCAACCATACAAATCTTGAAGGTCAATCACCATTTGACCGAATGAAGGAAGACGATATTGCCTTTCGTATTGCTGGAGAAAATCTTGCAACAGGTCAACTTAGCAGTATATTTGCTCATGAAGGTTTGATGAACTCTCTTGGCCACAGGGAAAACATTTTGCAATCAGGTTTTGAGTCGCTAGGTGTTGGTGTTGCCTTTAATGAAGAATCACGTCCATATTATACGGAAAACTTTTTAACACAATGA
- a CDS encoding methyl-accepting chemotaxis protein: MLQTKSLNKKLLFTLCSTSIIPLTLLSGILLYYSNQGFSTLINQSQESTKQSVINSLDIASKELLDLTKIYAQDPELIEAFRSNDRDSLASTAKSFFDRLQEEQNLNVFEFGDKNGMVYFRGHNPGKFGDDKSDLPAIQATLNGEDLSGFEFGSSGLAIRAFAPIRYNNETIGTLQTGVDDQFLKNLSQTNDGVQLDLYNGTGESIVSSNKEHIGTILTDQALIKRVLSGKEIVQENGEALRTFIPMYDPTKTKAIGIIGITQDISIIKQVETTTKWVTVIVVGLTLLLVSIIAFFFSKSISHPIKQLAYFMNELAKGKLDKRYQGKNRRDEIGQLTTSILQMQKNFKEIVMQLTNSAAVISKHSTLLTHSSHEISEGSQQIAATMQELSHGAESQANSSLELAESMTEFSKKIEFSSESGHEISSKTKQVLSLTTKGNELMSQSVNGMSNIHEIVKESVDKVQALDEQAKQITGMIKVIQDIADQTNLLALNAAIEAARAGEHGKGFSVVANEVRKLSDQVKHSINDITQMANNIQQGSKHVTDSLHEGYKKVSIGATQIQTTGKTFEEITDSISFMADKINDISTNLSHIKNESTTIHAIVENIASFSEESAAGIEETTASAQQTSNSMEQISHNAKTLEKLAINLNELVHKFTL, encoded by the coding sequence ATGTTACAAACAAAATCTTTGAACAAAAAGCTACTATTTACCCTTTGTTCAACCTCAATTATCCCATTAACTTTGTTAAGTGGGATTCTTTTGTACTATAGCAATCAAGGTTTTTCTACACTTATAAACCAAAGCCAGGAATCTACTAAGCAATCTGTCATTAATAGTCTTGATATAGCTTCAAAGGAACTATTGGATCTTACAAAAATATACGCTCAAGATCCAGAACTTATCGAGGCTTTTCGCTCTAATGATCGTGATTCGTTAGCTAGTACGGCGAAATCCTTTTTTGACCGACTTCAAGAAGAGCAGAACTTAAATGTGTTTGAATTCGGTGATAAAAATGGCATGGTCTATTTCAGAGGACATAACCCTGGAAAATTTGGCGATGATAAAAGTGATCTTCCAGCCATACAAGCAACGTTAAACGGAGAAGATCTTTCTGGTTTTGAATTTGGCAGCAGCGGGTTAGCAATTCGAGCTTTTGCACCTATTCGATATAACAATGAAACCATCGGTACGTTACAAACTGGGGTTGATGATCAGTTTCTAAAAAACTTATCACAAACGAATGACGGTGTACAGCTTGATCTTTATAATGGAACAGGAGAATCAATTGTTTCATCTAATAAAGAACACATTGGCACCATTCTTACTGATCAAGCTTTGATTAAACGTGTCCTATCAGGAAAAGAAATCGTACAAGAAAATGGAGAAGCTCTCCGAACATTCATACCAATGTATGATCCTACAAAAACAAAAGCAATTGGAATAATTGGAATCACCCAAGATATTTCCATCATTAAACAAGTCGAAACAACTACAAAGTGGGTAACTGTAATTGTAGTGGGTCTCACATTACTACTTGTTTCGATTATCGCATTCTTTTTTAGTAAATCAATTTCACATCCAATAAAACAATTAGCTTATTTTATGAATGAACTTGCCAAAGGAAAGTTGGATAAACGATACCAAGGGAAAAATAGAAGAGATGAAATTGGACAATTAACAACTTCTATCCTGCAAATGCAGAAAAATTTTAAAGAAATAGTCATGCAATTGACAAATTCAGCTGCTGTGATTAGTAAGCATAGTACACTTCTTACCCATTCATCACATGAAATCAGTGAAGGCAGTCAGCAAATAGCAGCTACCATGCAAGAATTGTCACATGGAGCTGAATCACAAGCAAATTCATCATTAGAATTAGCTGAATCAATGACGGAATTCTCAAAGAAAATTGAGTTTTCATCAGAAAGTGGTCATGAAATATCTTCAAAAACAAAACAAGTGCTAAGCTTAACAACTAAGGGAAATGAACTTATGTCACAATCTGTTAATGGTATGAGTAACATCCATGAAATCGTCAAAGAGTCAGTTGATAAGGTACAAGCTTTAGATGAACAAGCAAAACAAATTACCGGGATGATAAAGGTTATTCAGGATATAGCTGATCAAACCAATTTATTAGCTTTGAATGCAGCCATAGAAGCAGCTCGAGCAGGAGAACATGGTAAAGGCTTTTCTGTAGTGGCAAATGAAGTACGAAAACTATCAGACCAAGTAAAACATTCAATTAATGATATTACGCAAATGGCAAACAATATCCAACAAGGTTCCAAACATGTAACAGACTCCTTACATGAAGGTTATAAAAAGGTCTCAATAGGGGCAACACAAATTCAAACAACAGGAAAAACGTTTGAGGAAATAACAGATTCTATTTCCTTTATGGCAGATAAAATCAATGATATCTCTACAAACCTATCACATATTAAAAATGAATCAACAACAATCCATGCTATCGTAGAAAATATCGCATCATTTTCAGAGGAATCTGCTGCAGGGATTGAAGAAACAACAGCATCAGCCCAACAAACAAGCAATTCTATGGAACAGATCAGCCATAATGCAAAAACATTAGAAAAACTAGCAATCAATTTAAATGAATTAGTCCATAAATTTACACTTTAG
- a CDS encoding AAA family ATPase: MSEIEELHPKLKLVIENIGNVMIGKRDVSILSLVALLANGHVLLEDVPGVGKTMMVRALAKSVGVEFKRIQFTPDLLPSDVTGVSIYNPKDQKFEFREGPLFGNVILADEINRTSPKTQSALLEGMEEGSITVDGITRILAKPFFVMATQNPIDYEGTYPLPEAQLDRFLFKLRMGYPTKSEEYEVLTLAEKERPIHKIDSVITKEELIKLQSEIQKVYVDETIKHYIIDLTSKTRKHPSVYLGASPRASIALMKAAQAYAFITGRDYIIPDDIQYLAQYTLPHRIILRSEAKFEGKSADELVNDLIVSTNVPVQRSLSR, translated from the coding sequence ATGTCTGAAATTGAAGAATTGCATCCAAAACTAAAATTAGTTATTGAAAATATAGGGAATGTGATGATTGGTAAGAGAGATGTAAGTATACTTAGTCTTGTTGCATTACTTGCAAATGGACATGTATTACTAGAAGATGTGCCTGGTGTAGGGAAGACGATGATGGTGCGTGCCTTGGCAAAATCGGTTGGAGTAGAGTTTAAACGAATTCAGTTTACGCCAGATTTACTCCCTTCAGATGTTACAGGTGTATCGATCTATAACCCGAAGGATCAAAAGTTTGAGTTTCGTGAGGGACCCCTTTTTGGGAATGTAATATTAGCTGATGAAATAAACCGTACCTCTCCGAAAACTCAATCTGCTTTATTAGAAGGGATGGAGGAAGGAAGCATCACGGTTGATGGAATAACAAGAATCCTTGCTAAGCCTTTCTTTGTCATGGCAACACAAAACCCAATTGATTATGAAGGGACATATCCTCTCCCAGAAGCACAGCTGGATCGGTTTTTATTTAAATTAAGGATGGGCTACCCAACTAAAAGTGAAGAATATGAAGTTCTGACATTAGCGGAAAAAGAAAGGCCAATTCATAAAATTGATAGTGTCATAACGAAAGAGGAATTAATAAAGCTGCAGAGTGAAATTCAAAAGGTTTATGTAGATGAAACGATTAAGCACTATATTATTGATCTTACAAGTAAAACAAGAAAGCATCCATCTGTTTACTTAGGAGCAAGTCCGCGTGCATCCATTGCCTTGATGAAGGCTGCACAAGCATATGCATTTATTACTGGTAGAGACTATATCATTCCTGATGATATTCAATATTTAGCACAGTATACCCTGCCACATCGCATTATTTTAAGATCTGAAGCGAAATTTGAGGGGAAATCAGCGGATGAATTAGTAAATGATTTAATCGTATCAACAAATGTTCCAGTCCAAAGGTCGTTAAGTCGTTAA
- a CDS encoding DUF58 domain-containing protein, which translates to MKISFNKIHTAWKLISLLFFTLAAFSYAMFQGGFVSWFLFYSFSPFAIYSLLLLIYPIGQFQVTRIINQEQFTVGQQLIGTITVKRKVPFPLFYLIVEDVISKKLQGSNKIEEPKKLLFPWFKRKVSFSYSIQNIPRGEHHFTKIRIKTGDLFGLIEKEVYVDVKHYFLVYPSYVDLVYSPTRREFEQGSTSSLATYWQDSTMAVGVREYQPGDKLSSIDWKATARRDSIMTKEFEQMQSHDVMIILDRERSALFETMVTYTASLLRTMMKSGARVGLVSVGRYKQVFPLQSDEEHLRHLFYHLALVECDSHTGLATILKSDIGKTEMKHVTHMIVTSYLTIDLVRKLENLSGRNQMYKLFVVKYEKQLLTKEENVLIDRLKKLHIDVKLVNDLEGPKGIREVSRS; encoded by the coding sequence ATGAAAATTTCATTCAATAAGATCCATACAGCTTGGAAGTTAATTTCCCTCTTGTTCTTTACGTTAGCCGCGTTTAGCTATGCGATGTTTCAAGGCGGATTTGTCAGTTGGTTCCTTTTTTATAGTTTTTCACCTTTTGCGATTTACTCGCTTTTATTATTGATTTATCCTATTGGTCAATTTCAAGTAACAAGAATAATTAATCAAGAACAATTTACTGTCGGTCAACAACTTATAGGTACGATAACGGTGAAAAGAAAAGTTCCTTTTCCTTTATTTTATCTAATAGTAGAAGATGTGATTTCTAAGAAACTGCAAGGAAGTAATAAAATAGAAGAACCAAAGAAGTTGCTATTTCCTTGGTTTAAAAGAAAAGTTTCTTTCAGTTATTCCATTCAAAATATACCTCGTGGAGAGCATCACTTTACAAAGATTCGTATCAAGACGGGTGATCTTTTTGGCTTAATCGAAAAAGAAGTGTATGTTGATGTGAAACATTATTTTCTCGTCTATCCTTCATATGTTGATTTAGTTTACAGCCCGACAAGAAGAGAATTTGAACAAGGCTCAACCTCGAGTCTGGCAACATATTGGCAGGACTCTACGATGGCAGTAGGTGTAAGGGAATATCAGCCTGGTGATAAATTATCCAGCATTGATTGGAAAGCAACCGCGCGAAGAGATTCGATTATGACCAAAGAGTTCGAACAAATGCAAAGTCATGATGTCATGATTATATTGGATCGCGAAAGGTCTGCTTTATTTGAAACAATGGTTACATATACTGCTTCTTTATTACGGACAATGATGAAAAGCGGGGCTCGTGTAGGACTCGTATCTGTCGGCAGATACAAGCAAGTTTTTCCATTGCAGTCTGATGAGGAACATCTTAGACATCTTTTTTATCATTTAGCATTAGTTGAATGTGATAGCCATACAGGTTTAGCCACAATTTTAAAAAGTGATATAGGTAAGACGGAAATGAAACATGTTACACACATGATTGTTACAAGTTATTTGACAATCGATTTGGTACGAAAACTTGAAAACCTTTCAGGCCGGAACCAAATGTACAAGCTATTTGTTGTGAAATATGAAAAGCAGCTCCTCACAAAAGAAGAAAATGTCTTGATAGACAGACTGAAAAAGCTTCATATTGATGTAAAACTAGTAAATGATTTAGAGGGTCCAAAAGGGATAAGAGAGGTGAGCAGATCTTGA